Proteins from a single region of Apium graveolens cultivar Ventura chromosome 7, ASM990537v1, whole genome shotgun sequence:
- the LOC141674602 gene encoding uncharacterized protein LOC141674602 yields the protein MANNESVKDMTSKFAKLDKFEGHDFRRWQKKMHFLLTTSKVVYVLSAPMPKMIEEETVEQTRRRCKWENDDYICRGHILNGMSDSLFDIYQNVESAKELWDSLESKYMAEDASSKKFLVSNFINYKMVDTRPIMEQYNELLRILGQFVQHDMKMDESISVSSVINKLPPSWKDFKHTLKYNKEEMTLVELGSHFRIEEALRAQEIQNNPKEKNQVGNSSVNMVEDGGSSKNSNKDNGKKRKFKENNNTCSNKKPKLACWKCGKSGHFKKDCRVGKGKYNAGLSGSKDPEKQQGQILVQNYNSGQNYMSLISKALYVLDDNVAWWIDSGATSHVCKDLRWFEDFHPIEDGSILKMGNVATEPIKGLGNVKLVFTSGKYEPGSTEDVHGPSEPRRRFRARKNKSFGPDFQLYLVEGSRDEVEIKSEYQYCFIIEEDPKTFNEAMTSRDIAFWKEAIQDEMVSIMNNNIWELSDLPSGCKALGNRWIFKRKMKVDGTIDKFKARLVIQGFRQKEGIDYFDNYAPVARISTIRLLIALASIHNLIIHQMDVKTAFLNGELDEEIYIKQPEGFVMSGSEHKVCKLKKSLYGLKQAPKDWHQKFDSVVLSNGFLLNQADKCVYSKFDASGKGVIICLYVDDMLIFGTDQNQVDKTKKFLSSNFDMKDLGEAEVILGIKIKRTKNSISISQSHYIEKILKRFNFNNCSLVSTPIDPSLKLVSSK from the exons ATGGCGAACAACGAATCTGTAAAAGACATGACTAGCAAGTTTGCAAAACTAGACAAGTTTGAGGGACATGACTTTAGAAGATGGCAAAAGAAGATGCATTTCTTGTTAACCACATCAAAAGTTGTGTATGTTTTGAGTGCTCCAATGCCTAAAATGATTGAGGAGGAAACTGTAGAACAGACTAGAAGACGCTGCAAATGGGAGAATGATGACTACATCTGTCGGGGTCACATCTTGAACGGTATGTCTGATTCTCTTTTTGATATATACCAAAATGTTGAGTCTGCAAAAGAATTGTGGGATTCCCTTGAATCCAAGTACATGGCTGAAGATGCTTCTAGCAAAAAATTTTTGGTTAGTAATTTTATTAACTATAAAATGGTTGATACTAGACCGATCATGGAACAGTATAATGAACTGTTAAGGATTTTGGGACAGTTTGTTCAACACGACATGAAAATGGATGAATCCATTTCGGTTTCTAGTGTTATAAACAAATTGCCACCCTCGTGGAAAGATTTCAAACACACCCTGAAATATAATAAGGAAGAGATGACTTTGGTTGAACTTGGAAGTCATTTCAGAATTGAAGAGGCTTTAAGGGCTCAAGAAATTCAGAATAATCCTAAGGAAAAGAATCAAGTCGGTAACTCTTCGGTAAATATGGTTGAAGATGGTGGATCTTCTAAGAATTCAAATAAAGACAAtggtaagaagaggaagtttaaAGAAAATAACAATACATGTTCCAACAAGAAACCAAAATTGGCATGTTGGAAGTGTGGCAAATCTGGTCATTTCAAGAAGGATTGTCGGGTTGGTAAAGGCAAGTATAACGCTGGTCTAAGTGGATCTAAGGATCCAGAAAAGCAACAAGGTCAGATTTTAGTACAAAATTATAATTCTGGGCAGAATTATATGTCACTAATCTCTAAGGCATTATATGTGCTGGATGATAATGTTGCATGGTggattgattctggagcaacaAGTCATGTGTGTAAAGATCTTCGTTGGTTTGAAGATTTTCATCCAATCGAAGATGGATCTATTTTAAAGATGGGAAATGTTGCAACTGAACCAATAAAAGGACTAGGAAATGTAAAGCTTGTTTTTACTTCTGGAAAATAT GAACCCGGTTCAACTGAAGATGTTCATGGACCTTCTGAACCAAGGCGACGTTTTAGAGCTAGAAAAAACAAATCATTTGGACCTGATTTTCAACTTTATTTGGTTGAAGGTTCAAGAGATGAGGTTGAGATTAAGTCTGAGTACCAATATTGTTTTATTATTGAGGAGGatccaaaaacatttaatgaagcAATGACATCAAGGGATATTGCATTCTGGAAAGAAGCTATTCAGGATGAGATGGTATCTATTATGAATAATAACATATGGGAATTGAGTGATCTACCTTCTGGCTGTAAAGCATTAGGAAACAGATGGATCTTCAAAAGAAAAATGAAAGTGGATGGTACCATAGACAAGTTTAAAGCCAGATTGGTTATACAAGGCTTTAGACAAAAAGAAGGGATTGATTACTTTGATAATTATGCTCCTGTTGCTAGGATTTCTACTATCAGGTTGTTGATAGCACTTGCATCTATACACAACCTTATAattcatcagatggatgtaaaaaCCGCATTCTTGAATGGTGAATTAGATGAGGAGATTTATATAAAACAACCGGAAGGGTTTGTTATGTCTGGTAGTGAGCACAAGGTGTGTAAATTGAAGAAATCTTTGTATGGTCTTAAACAAGCACCAAAAGATTGGCATCAAAAATTTGATAGTGTGGTTTTGTCTAATGGTTTTCTTCTTAACCAAGCAGACAAATGTGTATATAGTAAGTTTGATGCTTCTGGTAAAGGAGTTATAATTTGCTTATACGTagatgatatgttgatttttggtaCTGACCAAAATCAAGTGGATAAAACCAAGAAATTTTTGTCATCTAATTTTGACATGAAAGACTTGGGAGAGGCTGAGGTGATTCTCGGTATAAAGATCAAGCGTACAAAAAATAGTATTTCAATTTCTCAATCTCATTATATTGAGAAGATTCTAAaaagatttaactttaataattGTTCTCTAGTTAGTACTCCTATTGATCCTAGTCTTAAGCTAGTATCTAGTAAATGA